The proteins below come from a single Corylus avellana chromosome ca3, CavTom2PMs-1.0 genomic window:
- the LOC132175401 gene encoding pentatricopeptide repeat-containing protein At3g48250, chloroplastic, with the protein MNRAKATLTSLRIINSLLSTRIPATRPLATQVTRFSHSLSNQCFYNSHFLSTYQKLFFSSKPDSVVELVLADDWSDELERELEKSYTALTHETVVYILKKLDRDPEKASGFFNWVSEKPGFRPSSSLYSIMLRILVNKESMKQFWIMLRKMKEQGFYVDEDTYSTILGQLKNWKMASDVAAVSHFYNRMLEENAMDNVVKKVVNIVLQTEWNVEVENGLGELKIVLSDNFVLRVLKELRNYPSKALKFFHWAGRCNGYEHNTVTYNGIARVVGRDDSIELFWRVVEELKSAGHKMDIDTYIKISRQFQKNKMMVDAVKLYEFMMDSPFKPSVQDCGMLLRSISSCENPDLDLVFRVAKKYESTGNTLSKAVYDGMHRSLTSAGRFDEAEDIVKVMRNAGYQPDNITYSQVVFGLCKARRLEDACKVLDEMEAQGCLPDIKTWTILIQGHCAANEVNKALMCLAKMMEKDCDVDADLLDVLVNGFLSQKRIDGAYKFLVEMVNKAHVRPWQATHKNLIEKLLSIRKLEEALNLLHLMKKQNHPPFPEPFVQYISKFGTVEDAAEFLKALSVKEYPSSTAYLHIFKAFFQEGRHSEAKDLLFKCPHHIRKHGDIGKLFGSAGNTNVTS; encoded by the coding sequence ATGAACCGAGCAAAGGCAACCCTTACATCACTCAGAATCATCAACTCGCTCCTCTCGACTCGGATTCCAGCAACTCGGCCTCTCGCCACCCAGGTGACTCGgttctctcactctctttcaAATCAATGTTTCTATAATTCCCATTTTCTCAGTACCTATCAAAAGCTATTCTTTTCGTCGAAACCAGACTCGGTCGTCGAGCTCGTTCTGGCCGACGATTGGTCCGACGAGTTAGAGCGCGAGTTGGAAAAATCGTACACAGCACTTACCCATGAAACAGTAGTTTACATTTTGAAGAAACTCGATAGAGACCCAGAAAAGGCTTCGGGTTTTTTCAACTGGGTCAGTGAAAAACCAGGGTTTAGACCCAGTTCTTCGCTGTATAGCATAATGCTTAGGATTTTGGTCAACAAGGAGTCAATGAAGCAGTTTTGGATTATGCTAAGGAAAATGAAGGAGCAAGGGTTTTATGTTGATGAGGATACCTATTCGACAATTTTGGGGCAGTTAAAGAATTGGAAGATGGCTAGCGATGTTGCCGCCGTGAGCCACTTTTATAATAGAATGCTCGAAGAGAATGCAATGGATAATGTTGTGAAGAAGGTGGTTAATATTGTATTGCAGACAGAGTGGAATGTTGAGGTAGAGAACGGATTGGGGGAGCTCAAGATTGTGCTATCCGATAATTTCGTGCTACGGGTATTGAAGGAACTTCGGAATTACCCTTCAAAAGCTTTGAAGTTTTTTCATTGGGCCGGCCGGTGTAATGGTTATGAACACAATACGGTGACTTATAATGGGATTGCTAGGGTTGTTGGTAGGGATGATTCGATTGAGCTATTTTGGAGAGTTGTTGAGGAGCTGAAAAGTGCTGGTCACAAGATGGATATTGACACTTATATAAAGATATCGAGGCAGTTTCAGAAGAACAAGATGATGGTGGATGCAGTGAAGCTTTATGAGTTTATGATGGATAGTCCATTTAAGCCGTCGGTCCAGGATTGTGGGATGCTTTTAAGGAGCATATCATCCTGTGAAAACCCTGATTTGGATTTGGTGTTTAGAGTTGCAAAGAAATATGAGTCAACAGGGAATACTCTCTCTAAGGCTGTATATGATGGGATGCATAGGTCTTTGACGAGTGCCGGAAGGTTTGATGAGGCGGAGGATATTGTGAAGGTTATGAGAAATGCAGGGTATCAGCCTGATAATATTACATACAGCCAAGTGGTTTTTGGACTTTGTAAGGCGAGGAGGCTTGAAGATGCTTGTAAGGTGCTGGATGAGATGGAAGCACAGGGTTGCCTTCCTGATATTAAGACTTGGACAATTTTGATTCAAGGGCATTGTGCAGCTAATGAGGTTAACAAGGCACTCATGTGTTTGGCAAAGATGATGGAGAAGGACTGTGATGTTGATGCTGATCTGTTGGATGTCTTAGTAAATGGTTTCCTTAGTCAGAAAAGAATAGATGGGGCGTACAAGTTTCTTGTGGAGATGGTGAATAAGGCTCATGTAAGACCTTGGCAAGCTACACATAAAAATCTGATTGAAAAACTTTTGAGCATCAGGAAACTTGAAGAAGCACTGAACCTTCTTCATTTAATGAAGAAGCAAAACCACCCACCTTTCCCAGAACCCTTTGTTCAATATATTTCAAAGTTTGGGACTGTGGAGGATGCTGCAGAATTTTTGAAGGCATTGAGTGTGAAGGAATATCCGTCCTCTACTGCATACCTTCACATTTTCAAAGCATTCTTTCAAGAGGGTAGACATTCTGAGGCCAAAGATCTGCTTTTCAAGTGTCCTCATCATATTCGTAAGCATGGAGACATTGGCAAACTTTTTGGTTCTGCAGGGAACACCAATGTAACTTCATGA